DNA sequence from the Myxococcaceae bacterium JPH2 genome:
ACGTGTTCCCGTGGTGGGAGCCCACGGTGAACGCGCACGTGCGGCTGGGCCGCGCGCTGTGCCGGCTGTGGACGGACGTGATGTGGCGCCCGCCGCTCTTGGACGATGAGCGACAGCTGCTCCGCGACGTGACCCGCACGCTGCAGCGGGCCTGGCGCGAGGACCCATCGCTGCCCTACCCCTGGCGCGAGTGGCAGGAGGTGCTGGGCTATCTCGGCGTGGGCGGCACGCTGGCCGAGGAGGTCCATCGGCGCGCGGGCGAGGTCTCCGGAGGACCGCCGCTCGGTTATCGCCGTGGCACGGTTCGGGTGGGCCTCCCGGGAGGCTGGCAGGTGCGCATCCCCGGCGCGTTCTCGGAGTCGCGGCTGGCGGACGGGAGCTGGGTGGCGCGCGACCATCGGCGCAGCGTGCGCGTGCTGAACATGGAGGACCTGGAGGAAGGCGCGCCCGAGCCCGGCGCCGCCGAGCGTCGCGCGCTCGACCTGGAGCACCAGACCGAGCGCGTGACGAGCCGCGCGTCGTTGCACCTGGAGCCCGGCCTGTGTCGCCTCACGGCCCTGTGCCGCGCGGGCACTCGGCGCGCGGTGTGCGTCGTCAGCTTCGACGACCCCGATGAGCAGGACTGGGCGCTGGAGACGTGGCGCTCGGTCGACTTCCCCACTCCCTGAACATGAGGCTCCACCACGCCAGGGCGCGCACGGAGGCCGTGCTACCGTGAGCCCCCGCATGTCCCGCGATGCGCAGCACGAAGACGCCGTGCGGCAGGTATACGAGGAGATTGCTCCCGCCTACGAGGCGCTCTTCCCCGTGCTGCACCGCTACGGCGACCGGGTGGAGCGCTTCCTCGACGACGCCGTGACGCCGGGCTGCCGCGTGCTGGACGTGGGCTGCGGCCCCGGCCCGCACACCCGCGCGCTGGCGTCCTCGGTGGACGTGGTGGGGCTGGACCTCTCACCGGAGATGCTGGCGCTGGCCCGGCGCGCGCGCCCCAGCGGAACGTGGCGCGTGCACAGCTACCACCAGCCCGTGCCCGCGGAGCTGGGCCGCTTCGACGTCGCGCTCGCCATCGGCTGTCTCGACTTCTGCCATGACCTGCCGCGCGTGCTCGGGCACTTCGCCGCCGCGCTGAAGCCCGGGGGACGGATGCTGCTCACCATTCTGGAGCGGCGCCCGGGCCTGGAGGCGCACGAGTCCCCCACGCGCGTGATTCCCACCGCGGGCCCCCAGGTCACCCTGCACCTGTACTCCTTCGAGGAGACCGCCCGCGCGCTGGCGCAGGTGGGCTTGCTGCCCCGCGCCTACGCGCACGCCCCGGGCTGGGTGCACCTCACCGAGCAGCGCACCATGTGGTTCGGCTGGTGGGACGTCGTCGCGCGAGGTGGCGCGGCGCTCTGACTCGCGAATCAATCTCGGGTAGCCTCGGGGCCCTTCTGGAATCCCCCGAACCCGGCCCGCGCGGTGCGTCCGCGGGGTCGTGAGGAGCCTGAGATGTCGTCGTCGCACCACTACACGCCCAACCTCCGCGACCTCCAGTTCAACCTCTTCGAGTTCCTCGACATCGGGAGGACTTCGCTGGGCCACGCGCCCTTTGGCGACCTGGACGAGACCGCGGCGCGGCAGATGCTGGAGATGTTCGCCAAGCTGTGCACGGAGGAGCTGGCGACGAGCTTCGACGAGGCGGAGCACAACCCGCCGAAGCTGGAGAACGGCGTGGTGACGCTGCCGCCGGGAATCAAGCGCGGCATGAACGCCTGCTACGACGCTGGCATGCACCTGTTGGAGCAGCCGCCGCACCTGGGCGGCATGGGCGCGCCGCCGACGCTGGGCTGGGCCGCGTTCGAGCTGCTGGTGGGCGCCAACGCGTCGCTGGCCTTCTACACACTGGGCAACTTGATGGCGCGCATCATCGACCGGCTGGGCACCGAGTCGCAGAAGCGCCGCTTCCTGCCGCACATCCTGGACAAGCGCTGGGGCGGCACCATGGTCCTCACCGAGCCCGACGCCGGCAGCGACGTGGGCGCGGCGCGCACGAAGGCGCGTCACGTGGAGGGCGACCTCTGGGAGATTGAAGGCGTCAAGCGCTTCATCACCAACGGCGACTCGGACATGTCCGAGAACGTCATCCACATGGTGCTGGCCCGCCCCGAGGGCGCGGCGCCGGGAACGAAGGGCCTGTCCCTCTTCATCGTGCCCAAGTACTGGGTGGACGAGCAGGGCAACATGGGCGAGCTGAACGGCGTCGTGTGCACCAAGCTCGAGAAGAAGATGGGGCTCAAGGGCTCCGTCACCTGCGAGCTGACGTTCGGCGACGGGAAGCCGGCGCGCGGGCTGCTCGTGGGCGAGGTGCATGACGGCATCCGCCAGATGTTCCACGTCATCGAGCAGGCGCGCATGGCGGTGGGCGTCAAGTCCATGGCCGCGCTGTCCGCCGGCTACATGCGCGCGCTGTCCTTCTCCAAGGAGCGACTGCAGGGCGCGGACCTGATGAAGGCGCGCGACAAGGCGGCGCCGCGCGTGCCCGTCTTCCAGCACCCGGACGTGCGCCGCATGCTGATGGCGCAGAAGTCCCACGCCGAGGGCATGCGCGCGCTGTGCCTCTACACCGCGTCCATCCAGGACCAGGTGGAGCGCATGGGCGGCCACCGCGCCACCGAGGCCGGCGAGGCGGATGTCCTCAACGACATGCTCCTGCCGCTGGTGAAGGGCTACTGCTCGGAGAAGGCGTACGAGATGCTCGCCCTCTCGCTGCAGGTGCACGGGGGCTCGGGCTACCTGCAGGACTACCCGGTGGAGCAGTACATCCGGGACCAGAAGATCGACACGCTCT
Encoded proteins:
- a CDS encoding class I SAM-dependent methyltransferase, yielding MSRDAQHEDAVRQVYEEIAPAYEALFPVLHRYGDRVERFLDDAVTPGCRVLDVGCGPGPHTRALASSVDVVGLDLSPEMLALARRARPSGTWRVHSYHQPVPAELGRFDVALAIGCLDFCHDLPRVLGHFAAALKPGGRMLLTILERRPGLEAHESPTRVIPTAGPQVTLHLYSFEETARALAQVGLLPRAYAHAPGWVHLTEQRTMWFGWWDVVARGGAAL
- a CDS encoding acyl-CoA dehydrogenase — its product is MSSSHHYTPNLRDLQFNLFEFLDIGRTSLGHAPFGDLDETAARQMLEMFAKLCTEELATSFDEAEHNPPKLENGVVTLPPGIKRGMNACYDAGMHLLEQPPHLGGMGAPPTLGWAAFELLVGANASLAFYTLGNLMARIIDRLGTESQKRRFLPHILDKRWGGTMVLTEPDAGSDVGAARTKARHVEGDLWEIEGVKRFITNGDSDMSENVIHMVLARPEGAAPGTKGLSLFIVPKYWVDEQGNMGELNGVVCTKLEKKMGLKGSVTCELTFGDGKPARGLLVGEVHDGIRQMFHVIEQARMAVGVKSMAALSAGYMRALSFSKERLQGADLMKARDKAAPRVPVFQHPDVRRMLMAQKSHAEGMRALCLYTASIQDQVERMGGHRATEAGEADVLNDMLLPLVKGYCSEKAYEMLALSLQVHGGSGYLQDYPVEQYIRDQKIDTLYEGTTHIQALDLLMRKVARDGGATLQGLLAKVRQTAEGDEGGTELKTEREALGEALGHLEMMLGTLMGKLGESVYHVGLQGNRVLFAVAEVVVGWLLVRHAGVALERMKENPGDKAFYAGKVASARWFCHEVLPAIAHAARMVERGNLDLMDVPEESF